TCCTCGCCTGTGGGAGTTAAGCGGGATTCCCTACCCGGAGCTGGTGAGCCGGCTGGTGCAGCAAGCTCTTGTGTGAGCAAGGCTTCGACCGCCGTAAGTATCTGGGCGTTATCCCACCCCCGGTACCAATGGGCGGCAAGGGCACAACCCCCGGCGGCCACCCCCTCTTTGACAAAGCCCTGCTCGTAGGCCCGCAACGCCCCATAGCGGGAGTGACGGAAATCCAGGTGGGCGGTGACCAGGGGAGCTTGTAGGTCTGCTGCCAGGGCCACCACCTGGGCGCTGGGGTCCTTCACCACCCAACCAGTGGTACCCACAGCTACTTGTTCCGGTCGCCAGGACAACCCTTCATGGCGAGCAATCGCCTGGATCAAGGCCCACACGGCCAGCATTTGCGTCCCCCCGGCTAATAAAACCGGTACTTCCTGATGCAGCGCCAGCGTCATTGCCGCCACCACCACCTGCATGGGGTCCCCTAAGGCCGCCACCACCGCCCAGGGGTCCCGCAACCGCTCCCGGCATTGGGCTAAACCCGCTTGCACCACCCGCCATTTCTGGGTGTGGTTACACTGGGGATGGCTACTGCTGACTCGCCCCTGGGCAGCCCACCCCAATCCCGTCAACACCCCCAGCGCTGTCGTCGTGCCCCCCACCACACACTCCCCAATAACGAAGTAGTGCTTGGGGAAGGCCTCCGCCAACCGTTTTCCCGTATCCCAGCCCTGCTGCCAGAGATGATGCACAACTGGCAAATCCATCGCCTGCCCCGTACTCACGCAGCGGGCAATGACTGGGCCAAGGGGAATGGCCGGTACCGACAGGGGCACAGGCAGTCCCGTATTCACCAGCACCACCGGCAGGTTCAGGGTCTGGACCAGTGCCCGGGAGATATACACCGGCGATACCCCGGCAGTCAGGGGCGGCAAAGGGTATAGGGGGTTCCTCTGGGGGCCGCGCAGCAAAAATTCCCCATCCGCTGCTGCTGTCAATCGTCGGGCGCTAGGTGTAACCCCTGCCGCCGAAATCCCTGGAATCAGGGCTGTTTCCGTAAATCCCAGCACGCAAATGAGTGCGGGGGGGTGCCCTTGCACTCGAGCGCACCACTGGTCCAGATGAGGGATTTGCGTGTGCTTGCGGATCACCACTCTTCCAGTCCCAGCCAGGACCGCAACCAGGTCGGTGGGGGTGGGACCGGCGCATCCAGTCGTTCCAACAACGCCCAAGCCACCAACTGCACCACAAAGGTGTAAACCGCCGCGTTGATCATCACCAGCATCACCGTTGCGATTTGAATGGCCAACACCGTTGGCTGCCACAGGATACCCAGCCGGTCAAAAAGCCACTCTAGGGCGCCGGTGGCCTGATTGGAGATATACAGCCACAGGTCCTCCCCTACCAGTACCGACAGCACGCCGATCTGGGCAAAAAAGCCCACCGTGCCTACCCCAATTGCCTGGAGAATCGTCATCCCCCAACCGGTGCCCCGGCGCCAGTGATACCCTAGCATCACCGCTAAAAATCCGTAGCGCAGCACATAGGCCAACCCGCGGGGTGGTCCCATCAACACCGACAGCAGCAAGAAGGTTGTGATCAATCCTAACCAACCCCAGCGATGGCCCCAACGGCGGGTCGCCAGCGCCAGAGGAATCGGTAAGAACAAGCGCAGCACCGGCGTCAGCCCCAGGTAAAAACTGGCTAACCAGGCTAAGCTGGCGGTGCTAGCCAAAAAGGACGTTTCCACCAGAGCCAGCGGCAAGGCGGGACGGGCCTGCGGCGGACTCATCGCCTAGACTCCCCCATGTCTAGCATCAAAAAAGCTATCGGCCAAGCCCATCAAGATATAAGATAGAGCAGTTATAGCATTTCCACAGAAATGGTGGACCGGGCCACTGCTTCTGGCAACAACTGCAATCTATCGTTGTAGGAACCAGGTGCGTCCTAATTCATCCCTTCTGTCTATGAAGTTCACTGATAAAATCCGGCATCATTGGAGTAAATTGGTCGCCCCTTTGACGGGTCAGGTTCTGGCCCAGGGTTACTGGTTATCCGGTTGGGATTATTACCAGCACTATTGCCACCACAACCTCCCAGGTCTTGCCTATTATGTTTGTTGGTCCAGCCATCAAGAAATTTACACACCACCGCGGTCAATCTATCCCCAGCCACACCAGGGCTTCCAACGGACAACGGTTACCATACCTGAGACTTACTGGTTGGCTGTTCCCCAGGCCATCGTTTTAAGCGCCCGGCAGTCTGTCGGCAGTGTGATTGCCCATGATGGACGGGTCATTCATGATTCCTCGCGCCAGTGGAGTCGTCCCCCCACAGATAACCAGGCCTGTCACTACAAATTTCCCCGCCCTAGGACTGTGGAAAAAACCATTGCAGCGGTGGGTATTGGGGGCGGTGGGATGAATTACTATCATTGGCTGGTGGATGTTTTGCTCCGTATTCATTTACTTCAATATGGGGATATCTGGGATAGGATTGACTACTTTTTGCTTGATGAACCTAGCCCTAAATTAGCCATTACGTTGGATATACTAGGCATCCATCCATCCCAGCGTCTATATGCCCGTTTTGACCGCACACTGGCCAGCCCTTTGATTGTCTCTCCCAAATTTCCCACCTCGACCAGTCCCGCTTGGCATGTGGAGTTTCTCCGGCGTACTTTTTTACCCTACTGCGATACCACCCGCTGTGGGATGCCCAAAAAAATCTACATTAGCCGTGCCAAGGCCAGCCGGCGGCGCATTGTCAACGAAGAAGAATTGCTTGGTTATTTGGCTCCTTTGGGCTACAGGCCCGTCTGGTTAGAAGACCTCAGCTTTATGGAGCAGATCAGTTTATTTGCCCAGGCCCAAAGGGTAATAGGTATGCATGGAGCCGGGCTAACCAATATCCTCTGGTGTCCACCTGGCAGCCGGGTATTGGAGATATTCCCCAGTGCATCGATCGCCAGCTACTACTGGGTTTTAGCCAACCATGTGGGGATGGACTATCACTACTTTGTATCTAATGCTCCACCCCTACCCCAACAGGATACAGTCATCAACCTCCGGACCTTCCGCCAGGCCGTGGAACTGTTCGAGTCCTAACCGGCGTTTTTGGCCGCCTGGACCACTTGGGCAAAGGTATCCGGGTCAAAAATGCTCATCTGGGCCAGCATTTTGCGGTTAAGAGCGATGTTGGCCTTATGGAGCTGCCCGATGAACTGGCTGTAGGACAGGCCGGCAGGGCGAGTTGCGGCATTAATGCGGGCGATCCACAGTTGGCGAAAATCCCGTTTTTTCTCGCGCCGGTGCCGGTAGGCGTGCCGCAGGGCCTTCATAACCCGCTGGTTGGCCGTGCGAAACAGCAACGACGCTGCCCCCCGATACCCCTTCGCCAATTTCAGGATTTTTTTCCGCCGCTTGCGGGCCACATTCCCCCGTTTGACACGCATGACCGCCTCCCTAGCGCACCAACATCAGCCGCACATTGGCCACATCCTGGGCACTCACCGACACCATCTGGGCCAGCCGCCGTTTCCGCTTACTGGTTTTCTTCTGCAATAGGTGATTCCGCATACTCTGACGCCGCACAATTTTGCCGCTGCCGGTCACCTGAAACCGCTTAGCCGCCGCCTTCCGGGTCTTGAGCTTCTGCTTGGACATGGCCCTTACCAAAGTCACGATCCTTTATCTTACAAGCGGGGGTATCCCTCTGGCAAGTCCCCTACTCCGGCGTCAGACCCGCCTCCCGGGCTGCTTGGGCCACGGCTTGGGCCACCGTCGGTACCACCCGCCCATCGAACACCGACGGGATGATGTAATCCCGTTGCAATTCCTGGGGAGAGACCAAGCTGGCAATCGCCCGCGCCGCCGCCAGGTACAAATCAGGGGTCAAATGCCGCACCCGACTATCGAGCGCCCCCCGGAAAATGCCCGGAAACGCCAGGACGTTGTTGATCTGGTTGGGGTAATCGCTCCGCCCCGTGGCCATCACCGCCACCTTGTCTTCGATGGCTTCCGGTTGAATTTCCGGCACCGGGTTGGCCATGGCAAACACGATGGGGTCCGGAGCCATGGCG
This DNA window, taken from Gloeomargarita sp. SRBZ-1_bins_9, encodes the following:
- the rpmI gene encoding 50S ribosomal protein L35: MSKQKLKTRKAAAKRFQVTGSGKIVRRQSMRNHLLQKKTSKRKRRLAQMVSVSAQDVANVRLMLVR
- a CDS encoding TIGR00303 family protein; amino-acid sequence: MVIRKHTQIPHLDQWCARVQGHPPALICVLGFTETALIPGISAAGVTPSARRLTAAADGEFLLRGPQRNPLYPLPPLTAGVSPVYISRALVQTLNLPVVLVNTGLPVPLSVPAIPLGPVIARCVSTGQAMDLPVVHHLWQQGWDTGKRLAEAFPKHYFVIGECVVGGTTTALGVLTGLGWAAQGRVSSSHPQCNHTQKWRVVQAGLAQCRERLRDPWAVVAALGDPMQVVVAAMTLALHQEVPVLLAGGTQMLAVWALIQAIARHEGLSWRPEQVAVGTTGWVVKDPSAQVVALAADLQAPLVTAHLDFRHSRYGALRAYEQGFVKEGVAAGGCALAAHWYRGWDNAQILTAVEALLTQELAAPAGSPAPGRESRLTPTGEDTC
- a CDS encoding DUF2232 domain-containing protein: MSPPQARPALPLALVETSFLASTASLAWLASFYLGLTPVLRLFLPIPLALATRRWGHRWGWLGLITTFLLLSVLMGPPRGLAYVLRYGFLAVMLGYHWRRGTGWGMTILQAIGVGTVGFFAQIGVLSVLVGEDLWLYISNQATGALEWLFDRLGILWQPTVLAIQIATVMLVMINAAVYTFVVQLVAWALLERLDAPVPPPPTWLRSWLGLEEW
- a CDS encoding glycosyltransferase family 61 protein; protein product: MAVPQAIVLSARQSVGSVIAHDGRVIHDSSRQWSRPPTDNQACHYKFPRPRTVEKTIAAVGIGGGGMNYYHWLVDVLLRIHLLQYGDIWDRIDYFLLDEPSPKLAITLDILGIHPSQRLYARFDRTLASPLIVSPKFPTSTSPAWHVEFLRRTFLPYCDTTRCGMPKKIYISRAKASRRRIVNEEELLGYLAPLGYRPVWLEDLSFMEQISLFAQAQRVIGMHGAGLTNILWCPPGSRVLEIFPSASIASYYWVLANHVGMDYHYFVSNAPPLPQQDTVINLRTFRQAVELFES
- the rplT gene encoding 50S ribosomal protein L20, producing MRVKRGNVARKRRKKILKLAKGYRGAASLLFRTANQRVMKALRHAYRHRREKKRDFRQLWIARINAATRPAGLSYSQFIGQLHKANIALNRKMLAQMSIFDPDTFAQVVQAAKNAG